From the genome of Labeo rohita strain BAU-BD-2019 chromosome 12, IGBB_LRoh.1.0, whole genome shotgun sequence:
TGCCCGTCGACCGCACTGCATCCTTGCACATGGTGTAGGGTGGAGGCACTCAGTTCATGCACGGCCAAAACCTTCTCCACGTCAGAAACAGGCAGTGCGACTGGAAGGTCCTGTTTGTTAGCCAACACCAGCACCGGCACGCCTTGGTTCTCTGACGTGCGTGTGATCTTGTGCAACTCCACCTTAGCCTCCTCCATGCGCTCCACCTCCGTGGAGTCCACTACAAAGACCATGCCGTCCGTACGCCGCGTGTAGGACTTCCACAAAGGCCGAAGCTTCTCCTGACCGCCCACATCCCACACCTGGAAGGTGATGGCACGGCCATTTCCGACGGGAACTTTAATCTTCTCAGTGTTAAATCCCTTGGTTGGGATAGTTTCAACAAATTCCTTCAGCTTCAGTCTGTAGAGAAGTGAGGTTTTGCCTGCAGAGTCCAAACCAATGACCACAACGTGGAGGGACTGGAAGTTAGGCAGGAACGGTGTATTGGGGGCAATCTCTGTCAACTGGTTTCCCATGGCAACTTGGTTTTTTCGCACCCTCTTGTAAGGAGAAGCAGATTTGTCTAAGTGTTTGGCATTTGCACCTACTTCAAAGGTActgcagacagacagaggtGCTTCTAAGATCGGAGGCACCGTGTGGAACCTAAttaaggaaaaaacaaaagctgATTATCATCACAGATATGGAAGTTATTTACAACTTTACCAGATCTGCCTTCGAGCAAAAGcagacaaaatataaaaagtagtCAGTTctatatgataaaaaaaaatcttggtgtcgtattaacaattaaattaacattaaatagaacaaaaaagaaaacaaatagtttatttgtagttaaagaCTCTCTGTAAATGAGTGCATAGAGATTGCTCTGTATGCTTATTTGAAGCACAAAATCCTCTTAACAGTCTAAACAAAAATAGATTTCTGAAAAAAGACAGTTTTATCTTTGTTATCTTTGTTTTACCTGTTTAGGAGGCAGATATCAACATTAGATGttgtcttattattatcagatcATTTCTAACACAGGTGAGCGaaccacatttgtgaccctggaccagaaaaccaatcataagtagcaccggtaaatttgtagcaataggcaacaatacattgtacgggtcaaaattatcattaggatcattaagatattaagtaaagatcatgttacataaagatattttgtaaatttcctaccgtaaatatatcaaaagtaaatttttgagtagtaatatgcattgctaagaacttcatatggacaactttaaaggtgattttctcaatattttaatttttctcagattccagagtttcaaacagttgtatctctgccaaatattgtcctatgctaacaaaccatacatcaatggaaagcttatttagctttcagatgtatgAACCTCAATTtcaatgactggttttgtggtccagggtcacattttaacaTGGCTGTTATAATTTTCTGTACTGTTGCAGGTTTATTACTAAATTTTTACGCTTATAGTTTAAATGGAAATTAGGGGTACGTCAAATAATGTTACCACCGCTGTCAAAACTATGAAATCTGGTACCTGCAAGTATAAATAGTAAAATCCTATTCATAACaacttttaaaaagcatgaaaaacatTACAG
Proteins encoded in this window:
- the arl4d gene encoding ADP-ribosylation factor-like protein 4D, translating into MGNQLTEIAPNTPFLPNFQSLHVVVIGLDSAGKTSLLYRLKLKEFVETIPTKGFNTEKIKVPVGNGRAITFQVWDVGGQEKLRPLWKSYTRRTDGMVFVVDSTEVERMEEAKVELHKITRTSENQGVPVLVLANKQDLPVALPVSDVEKVLAVHELSASTLHHVQGCSAVDGQGLQLGLEKLYDMILKRKKMVKHSKKKR